The sequence AGACTTTGGGGGCAGGctggatttgtattttttacaaaCTCATCAGTTCCCTTTCTTTAAAGGATAGGATCATCGACAAGTTCCCTGTTCCACGTCACACGTGCCAATGACAAATTATTGATTGGAGGTTTATTGAAAAATACGATAACTGTATGTTGTGACATTCCCAAACTATCTGCACGGACAGCGATCTCTAAATTAACATACCACCAATACGGATTTAAAACTAGGAAATACATTTCATCCACTCATGCAAAACGGTACCAAAAGAGTACTattgccatctagtggctaCTATTGTAAATTACAAACTCCGACAAACATGGTCTGCATTCCACCAGCGATCCTCCCTCTTGCCCTGGAGAGtcctggcttttgttgttactcagcatttaattgatcgattaaagcagcTAATTACAAGTCACCTTCCCAGATTTCTTGGGTCATAATTGGTTCCTGATATTGAGACGGAAAAATATAAACCGGcacactgcggctctccaggaccaggagtgaggactacCAGCCCCATATTAATCGGCTATTgaacaacaataaataatctGATTTTACCACTGAGTGTACTTTTAAAAAGCCTGGACATGCCTGCTGATAAAAACAAGTTTTCAGTCGTCCTCTTCAATTGGCCGATTTGTGGAAGATCCAGGttcaaaaagtaaaagtcctccccggtATTTACTTCCAGTCCCCTgggtttgctaattagcacaattcttcagccaggagggagaATTAATCAGTGCAATCAGCTGGTTGAGTTCACTGGTGGaagaaacatacaacatactttctgacccctgggccTTACACTTACTTTGCTCAAGTAGAGGAGTGAACAAACATAGTGTATAGAGCTGTCGTGCACCCTGCACCAAGCTCTCCTGCTTACCTTCCCCAGTCTAAAGAGCTGAAACCTAAGACAATATAGAAAACAAACCTGcagtgtaattatattttaGGTGCACCATGGAGTGGAGTGTCCGCTTCCTCAGGCATTTCCCCCTCTTTATTCGGAGGAGGGAAGCAGAGATGATTACGGTCAGCACCGGGGTCACACGGGTCCCACGGCGGGTTATTGGACCTGGCTGCGTGGCACACAGTTTGTTAGCATCTTACCGTGACAGAACTACGGTGCCGTGACGAACTATTTGTGATTCTGTCCCAGATGTGTAATACTCAGCTGATGTCtgccgcaaaatggctgccgcgcATCGCCCAGGTGGATGCGAcatgtgggtggtggttggAAAACTTCAGGTCATGAGTGCAGCAGTTTCTACCTCCGAAccaaaatagataaatattaataataaacaaaattatCTGCAGGACATATTAAtacctgtaaaaaaataattaaacatttaaaggcTATGaatcatgttttcattttaaaatggtcaGGAGTACGGGGGCTGGATGCCCAGAACTTCTGAACAATTATGAGCGTTCGTGTCCCATGCTTCTCCATGTCCAGACATGCCTGTGTCTGTTgcagctgtgtgcgtgtgtgcgtgtgtgcgttgtCTCTCATTGCCTACTACACAACTACAATCAAATGTCTACAacacgattattattattgttttagtttATTTCCTTTATTATGGCCCTGTCTATATTCGGTCTATATCACCAGCAACTGTTTTAATTGGAAGTATCCACAATGAATGCTAAATGTATGGAATGAAGTGACAATTTGCCAGTGAACCAAACTATGCTGGATATTTGTTGGCGttttttcacataaaatagGCCTTGCAACTACAAAACCGTGAATTGGCAACGTTAATTATCaaatattaaagaaaaatattaaagCAAAAAAGCCCATAACTCCTTTTAGAAAATTATTGGGCGAAGAGTAGAGCGAACTGAATTGTAAGAAGTTGGTTTCCAGGGGAACTGCTCCTACTGTTccagctgacctgggctgaacCAATAATCCTCCAGGAAAAGGGGGGTATTGACATGGACAATAGTCTGTCATTCACGTATGTCTTATTTTCTTATGATGCACTGCATGCACTTTTACGGTTAGTTTTTCtttagttattatttttatacggTATATGATTTCAGCCATCTGCGGAGATACcatatttgtgttgtgtttgttacGTGTTCCCCCGCACCAGTGCGGTCCTGGCGTCCCTGCCAAGTCAGTTTGAAAAGATGAGACAAAGGCAACAGAAAGCCCCTCGGCTCGGCAATGCGTGCGGGCGGAGCGCTGCGCGGTGAAAcctttatttttgtactgtTGTGGTTGGACGAAATACACGAACCGGTTCGGATTTTTCCCTCGCAGTATTACTGGATTTATAAAGGCCTTTTCGAAAATGTACGAACGTTGGGATCCCCGGGGCGATCGAGGAAGATTGTCTCGAGACAAAATGGGTAGCGCTGTCTAATTGCTCGCTGGCGCTTTTCCGCCTTTGGGTAAGGATTGTACTCGAACCAGCTTTTgggatttttttgcatttgaatcCAACTGCGCACCCCAGACGGATCACGTGGACCCGGAGTTGATCGATTTGCACAAATATCCATGAAAAGATACACGGGAAAGCGATATTTGTTGCCCGGATAGACTTTTCAAAGAAAACCAGCGGTTGGTTTGCTTGCCGGCGTTGTAGGCTACGTAGCACACGTCTAAAATGGAGACGCACATTTCGTGTCTCTTTCCGGAAATTTTAGCCATGATTTTCAGTTACTTGGACGTGAGGGATAAAGGTAGGGTGGCCCAAGTGTGCGCTGCTTGGAGGGACGCGTCTTACCACAAGTCGGTCTGGAGAGGGGTCGAAGCTAAGCTACATTTAAGGAGGGCCAACCCTTCGCTGTTCCCCAGTCTCCAGGCCCGGGGAATCCGGAGAGTGCAGATTCTGAGCTTGCGGCGCAGCCTCAGCTACGTGATACAGGGGATGCCGAACATCGAGAGCCTAAATCTTAGCGGCTGCTACAACTTGACGGACAACGGCCTGGGACACGCTTTTGTGCAGGAGATTCCTTCCTTGCGGGTACTGAACCTCAGCCTCTGTAAACAGATCACGGACTCCAGCTTGGGTCGAATCGCACAGTATCTGAAAAACCTGGAGGTGTTGGAACTTGGCGGCTGCAGCAACATCACCAACACGGGTCTGCTGCTCATCGCCTGGGGACTGCACCGGCTGAAGAGCCTCAACCTCCGCAGCTGCCGGCATGTGTCGGACGTCGGCATCGGCCATCTGGCTGGCATGACGCGGAGCGCGGCCGAGGGGTGCCTTAACCTGGAGTACCTGACGTTACAGGACTGTCAGAAGCTAACGGACCTGTCCCTCAAACACACCTCCAAAGGCCTGACCAAGCTCAAAGTTCTCAATTTGAGTTTTTGCGGCGGAATATCGGACGCGGGCATGATCCACCTGTCACCCATGAGCAGCCTCTGGACCCTGAACCTCCGCTCCTGTGACAACATCAGCGACACCGGCATCATGCACCTCGCCATGGGCACGCTGAGGCTGTCGGGACTGGACGTGTCTTTCTGCGACAAGATAGGCGACCAGAGCCTGGCCTACATCGCGCAGGGCCTGTACCAGCTCAAGTCCTTGTCCCTGTGCTCCTGCCACATAAGCGACGACGGGATCAACAGGATGGTCCGCCAGATGCATGAGCTTCGGACCCTCAACATCGGCCAGTGCGTGCGGATTACGGACAAAGGCCTGGAGCTGATTGCGGACCACCTGACTCAGTTGACCGGGATCGATCTGTATGGATGTACTAAGATCACGAAACGGGGCCTGGAGAGAATCACCCAGCTCCCCTGCCTTAAAGTGTTAAACCTGGGGCTGTGGCAGATGACGGAGAGTCACGCTGAAAAAGTCAGGTGAAATTCCCAAGATTTGGGAAGAGTAGGGAGCGAGTGGGCGGGGTTTCATAATTTTAAAAGAGTCGGTTTCACCGAACCTCACAGGTAAATATTTTTGCAATTCAACTTTAAAAACTGTGACGAATTCCTTTAGACAAATTAAGATTAGCCCATCAACCCgcatgtcatttaaaaatattaggCTATTACACGCCTAGTAAGGACATTCGCCATTTTATAGTCCTTTCAATTCGTTTGTTTCACCTCATATGTAACGTAAACAAC is a genomic window of Conger conger chromosome 19, fConCon1.1, whole genome shotgun sequence containing:
- the LOC133118927 gene encoding F-box/LRR-repeat protein 14-like, producing the protein METHISCLFPEILAMIFSYLDVRDKGRVAQVCAAWRDASYHKSVWRGVEAKLHLRRANPSLFPSLQARGIRRVQILSLRRSLSYVIQGMPNIESLNLSGCYNLTDNGLGHAFVQEIPSLRVLNLSLCKQITDSSLGRIAQYLKNLEVLELGGCSNITNTGLLLIAWGLHRLKSLNLRSCRHVSDVGIGHLAGMTRSAAEGCLNLEYLTLQDCQKLTDLSLKHTSKGLTKLKVLNLSFCGGISDAGMIHLSPMSSLWTLNLRSCDNISDTGIMHLAMGTLRLSGLDVSFCDKIGDQSLAYIAQGLYQLKSLSLCSCHISDDGINRMVRQMHELRTLNIGQCVRITDKGLELIADHLTQLTGIDLYGCTKITKRGLERITQLPCLKVLNLGLWQMTESHAEKVR